The Toxotes jaculatrix isolate fToxJac2 chromosome 14, fToxJac2.pri, whole genome shotgun sequence genome window below encodes:
- the LOC121193315 gene encoding uncharacterized protein LOC121193315 isoform X2 — protein MQAITEAFQPIVDGCRLQILMPCHNKLLEPSLTSNQTLSGSLLKKLFHQKSIYVRPDKVILSEEKDSSSSDGDSSHAQSHDFAQALDSDKSVIGSVGDISKEVVSAITTVEAQSFSGPSIKNGDQIIWCVATQDICTSAPSISDTTTTSTSAPVITIDETLTLSSGTSAISSGNSHGLLIDPTVNASGEQHCFSAKNTPGVSHDPTQRNTSGSSSSSTTYSDLKMTLERIMEQIASRVNNDSTVRFNIIRRNVWDGASRAMCRSNFSPEKKVDVKFTDDYGISEGAVDNGGPTREFFRLCLDEIKDKLGIFEGPSNAKVLTCNSKAMKDNGYFYAGQIMAMSLAHGGKVHVSCLSSCMTVFKKVLTVSKLKLNIFMMKK, from the exons ATGCAGGCAATAACGGAGGCCTTCCAGCCAATAGTGGATGGATGCAG GTTACAGATCTTGATGCCTTGTCACAACAAACTACTTGAACCATCCCTCACCTCCAATCAGACTTTGAGTGGAAGCCTTTTGAAAAAACTGTTTCATCAGAAGTCCATTTATGTCAGGCCTGACAAAGTCATTTTAAGTGAGGAAAAAGATTCT TCATCTTCTGATGGAGACAGTAGCCATGCACAGAGCCATGATTTTGCTCAAGCATTGGACAGTGACAAATCTG TCATTGGTAGTGTAGGTGACATCTCCAAAGAGGTTGTCTCAGCTATCACCACTGTTGAGGCCCAGTCCTTTTCAGGACCTTCCATCAAGAATGGTGATCAAATTATCTGGTGTGTTGCTACCCAAGATATTTGCACCAGTGCCCCTTCAATCTCAGACACCACCACCACGTCCACTAGCGCTCCTGTCATCACTATTGATGAAACTCTCACGCTGTCCAGTGGAACTTCTGCCATCTCCAGTGGGAATAGCCATGGCTTGCTTATTGATCCCACTGTCAATGCTAGTGGTGAACAGCATTGCTTTTCTGCTAAGAATACCCCTGGTGTGTCCCATGATCCCACCCAACGCAACACATCTGGCAGTAGTTCTTCCAGCACAACCTACAG TGATTTAAAGATGACTTTAGAGAGAATAATGGAGCAGATTGCCTCTCGAGTAAATAATGACAGCACTGTACGCTTCAATATCATAAGAAGAAATGTGTGGGATGGAGCGTCCAGAGCCATGTGCAGATCCAATTTTTCACCTGAGAAGAAGGTAGATGTTAAGTTCACTGATGACTATGGAATATCTGAGGGTGCCGTGGACAATGGAGGGCCTACTCGGGAGTTTTTTCGACTCTGCCTAGATGAGATCAAGGACAAACTTGGCATCTTTGAGGGTCCATCTAATGCTAAAGTCCTCACATGCAACTCCAAAG CAATGAAAGACAATGGATACTTCTATGCTGGCCAGATCATGGCAATGTCACTTGCCCATGGGGGCAAAGtccatgtttcctgtctgagCTCTTGTATGACTGTCTTCAAAAAGGTCCTGACAGTGTCAAAGTTAAAATTGAACATATTCATGATGAAGAAATAA
- the LOC121193315 gene encoding uncharacterized protein LOC121193315 isoform X1, with translation MKKFILFFTVEDRVQGMSPVRLFSYLQPHRYPPQLPGHRRFQASNPVAQSFTKEVILLPDHTSTNVPRRASKAWLFENGHIKSALEFGCHWDSGRVMQAITEAFQPIVDGCRLQILMPCHNKLLEPSLTSNQTLSGSLLKKLFHQKSIYVRPDKVILSEEKDSSSSDGDSSHAQSHDFAQALDSDKSVIGSVGDISKEVVSAITTVEAQSFSGPSIKNGDQIIWCVATQDICTSAPSISDTTTTSTSAPVITIDETLTLSSGTSAISSGNSHGLLIDPTVNASGEQHCFSAKNTPGVSHDPTQRNTSGSSSSSTTYSDLKMTLERIMEQIASRVNNDSTVRFNIIRRNVWDGASRAMCRSNFSPEKKVDVKFTDDYGISEGAVDNGGPTREFFRLCLDEIKDKLGIFEGPSNAKVLTCNSKAMKDNGYFYAGQIMAMSLAHGGKVHVSCLSSCMTVFKKVLTVSKLKLNIFMMKK, from the exons GTTTCAGGCAAGTAATCCAGTGGCTCAGTCTTTCACCAAAGAAGTAATTCTCCTGCCAGACCATACATCTACAAATGTACCAAGGCGAGCCAGCAAAGCTTGGCTTTTTGAAAATGGACATATAAAATCTGCCTTGGAATTTGGCTGTCACTGGGATTCTGGCAGAGTAATGCAGGCAATAACGGAGGCCTTCCAGCCAATAGTGGATGGATGCAG GTTACAGATCTTGATGCCTTGTCACAACAAACTACTTGAACCATCCCTCACCTCCAATCAGACTTTGAGTGGAAGCCTTTTGAAAAAACTGTTTCATCAGAAGTCCATTTATGTCAGGCCTGACAAAGTCATTTTAAGTGAGGAAAAAGATTCT TCATCTTCTGATGGAGACAGTAGCCATGCACAGAGCCATGATTTTGCTCAAGCATTGGACAGTGACAAATCTG TCATTGGTAGTGTAGGTGACATCTCCAAAGAGGTTGTCTCAGCTATCACCACTGTTGAGGCCCAGTCCTTTTCAGGACCTTCCATCAAGAATGGTGATCAAATTATCTGGTGTGTTGCTACCCAAGATATTTGCACCAGTGCCCCTTCAATCTCAGACACCACCACCACGTCCACTAGCGCTCCTGTCATCACTATTGATGAAACTCTCACGCTGTCCAGTGGAACTTCTGCCATCTCCAGTGGGAATAGCCATGGCTTGCTTATTGATCCCACTGTCAATGCTAGTGGTGAACAGCATTGCTTTTCTGCTAAGAATACCCCTGGTGTGTCCCATGATCCCACCCAACGCAACACATCTGGCAGTAGTTCTTCCAGCACAACCTACAG TGATTTAAAGATGACTTTAGAGAGAATAATGGAGCAGATTGCCTCTCGAGTAAATAATGACAGCACTGTACGCTTCAATATCATAAGAAGAAATGTGTGGGATGGAGCGTCCAGAGCCATGTGCAGATCCAATTTTTCACCTGAGAAGAAGGTAGATGTTAAGTTCACTGATGACTATGGAATATCTGAGGGTGCCGTGGACAATGGAGGGCCTACTCGGGAGTTTTTTCGACTCTGCCTAGATGAGATCAAGGACAAACTTGGCATCTTTGAGGGTCCATCTAATGCTAAAGTCCTCACATGCAACTCCAAAG CAATGAAAGACAATGGATACTTCTATGCTGGCCAGATCATGGCAATGTCACTTGCCCATGGGGGCAAAGtccatgtttcctgtctgagCTCTTGTATGACTGTCTTCAAAAAGGTCCTGACAGTGTCAAAGTTAAAATTGAACATATTCATGATGAAGAAATAA